Proteins from a genomic interval of Stigmatopora nigra isolate UIUO_SnigA chromosome 19, RoL_Snig_1.1, whole genome shotgun sequence:
- the LOC144213041 gene encoding protein phosphatase 1D-like isoform X1: MDDAIIFRMSAFSEQGGRKYMEDVVEIRIEYEPTSEASDPDAKIQGQEAEVDQSTAPAPSEIPAPNAPTEPGPVSAMWLESLTDGTDDADDRRRSTTPTDQKVDTRRSVAFFAVFDGHGGREAAYFAREHLWDLLKRQRGFWSKDQSEVCAALRKGFIACHHAMWKQLPEWPKTITGLPSTSGTTASVIVIRGAQMYVAHVGDSAVVVGVKENESAITLQALEVTQDHKPELPKEKERIERLGGSVMKKSGVNRVVWKRPQLTHNGPVRRSTVIDQIPFLAVARSLGDLWSYDFYSGEFVVSPEPDTTVMTLDPKRHRYIILGSDGLWNMMPPKDAVNMCNSHDKMVGPKGMSCACRLGCTALLFWKERMLRADNTTVIVLALQEPSAPSLPVHRDEIVVDMSQGIDHIPFPGTPYNTYEVPKVEREDGMFNEDEIYGEEHEGWTCLEW, from the exons ATGGACGACGCAATCATCTTTCGTATGAGCGCGTTTTCCGAGCAAGGCGGCCGAAAATACATGGAGGATGTTGTCGAGATCAGGATCGAGTACGAGCCCACGTCTGAGGCGAGCGATCCCGACGCCAAGATCCAGGGACAGGAGGCTGAGGTGGATCAGTCCACGGCACCCGCCCCCAGCGAGATCCCAGCTCCGAATGCACCCACGGAGCCTGGCCCAGTTTCGGctatgtggctcgagagcctcACCGACGGCACCGATGATGCCGACGATCGCCGCCGCAGCACGACGCCCACAGACCAAAAAGTCGACACCCGGAGATCCGTGGCGTTCTTCGCCGTCTTTGACGGCCACGGAGGCCGAGAAGCGGCTTATTTCGCCAGGGAACATTTATGGGATTTGTTAAAGCGACAGAGGGGCTTTTGGTCCAAGGATCAGTCAGAAGTATGCGCTGCCCTACGGAAAGGATTCATCGCTTGCCATCATGCAATGTGGAAACAACTAC CGGAGTGGCCCAAAACAATAACGGGGCTCCCCAGTACGTCAGGCACGACGGCAAGCGTGATCGTCATCCGCGGAGCTCAAATGTACGTGGCTCACGTGGGAGATTCGGCAGTGGTGGTGGGAGTGAAGGAAAACGAATCGGCCATCACTCTTCAAGCACTGGAAGTCACGCAAGATCATAAACCAGAACTTCCCAAAGAGAAGGAACGGATCGAGCGACTGGGTGGCAG CGTCATGAAGAAATCCGGGGTGAACCGGGTCGTGTGGAAGAGACCCCAACTCACCCACAACGGGCCCGTGAGGAGGAGCACGGTCATCGATCAGATTCCCTTCCTGGCCGTGGCGCGATCTCTCG GTGACTTGTGGAGCTACGATTTCTACAGCGGAGAGTTCGTAGTGTCGCCCGAGCCCGATACCACGGTGATGACCCTTGACCCCAAACGACATCGCTACATTATCCTGGGCAGTGATGGGCTGTGGAACATGATGCCCCCAAAGGATGCCGTCAATATGTGTAACAGCCACGACAAAATGGTG GGTCCCAAGGGAATGTCGTGTGCCTGTCGGTTGGGGTGCACGGCGCTGCTTTTCTGGAAAGAACGCATGCTTCGTGCAGACAACACCACCGTCATCGTGCTGGCGCTGCAAGAACCCAGCGCGCCGTCCCTCCCCGTCCACCGAGATGAAATCGTGGTGGACATGTCGCAGGGAATCGATCACATTCCCTTTCCGGGGACTCCGTATAACACGTATGAGGTTCCCAAG GTGGAGCGTGAAGATGGCATGTTTAATGAAGATGAGATCTATGGAGAAGAACATGAAGGATGGACATGCCTGGAGTGGTAG
- the LOC144213041 gene encoding protein phosphatase 1D-like isoform X2: MDDAIIFRMSAFSEQGGRKYMEDVVEIRIEYEPTSEASDPDAKIQGQEAEVDQSTAPAPSEIPAPNAPTEPGPVSAMWLESLTDGTDDADDRRRSTTPTDQKVDTRRSVAFFAVFDGHGGREAAYFAREHLWDLLKRQRGFWSKDQSEVCAALRKGFIACHHAMWKQLPEWPKTITGLPSTSGTTASVIVIRGAQMYVAHVGDSAVVVGVKENESAITLQALEVTQDHKPELPKEKERIERLGGSVMKKSGVNRVVWKRPQLTHNGPVRRSTVIDQIPFLAVARSLGDLWSYDFYSGEFVVSPEPDTTVMTLDPKRHRYIILGSDGLWNMMPPKDAVNMCNSHDKMGPKGMSCACRLGCTALLFWKERMLRADNTTVIVLALQEPSAPSLPVHRDEIVVDMSQGIDHIPFPGTPYNTYEVPKVEREDGMFNEDEIYGEEHEGWTCLEW; encoded by the exons ATGGACGACGCAATCATCTTTCGTATGAGCGCGTTTTCCGAGCAAGGCGGCCGAAAATACATGGAGGATGTTGTCGAGATCAGGATCGAGTACGAGCCCACGTCTGAGGCGAGCGATCCCGACGCCAAGATCCAGGGACAGGAGGCTGAGGTGGATCAGTCCACGGCACCCGCCCCCAGCGAGATCCCAGCTCCGAATGCACCCACGGAGCCTGGCCCAGTTTCGGctatgtggctcgagagcctcACCGACGGCACCGATGATGCCGACGATCGCCGCCGCAGCACGACGCCCACAGACCAAAAAGTCGACACCCGGAGATCCGTGGCGTTCTTCGCCGTCTTTGACGGCCACGGAGGCCGAGAAGCGGCTTATTTCGCCAGGGAACATTTATGGGATTTGTTAAAGCGACAGAGGGGCTTTTGGTCCAAGGATCAGTCAGAAGTATGCGCTGCCCTACGGAAAGGATTCATCGCTTGCCATCATGCAATGTGGAAACAACTAC CGGAGTGGCCCAAAACAATAACGGGGCTCCCCAGTACGTCAGGCACGACGGCAAGCGTGATCGTCATCCGCGGAGCTCAAATGTACGTGGCTCACGTGGGAGATTCGGCAGTGGTGGTGGGAGTGAAGGAAAACGAATCGGCCATCACTCTTCAAGCACTGGAAGTCACGCAAGATCATAAACCAGAACTTCCCAAAGAGAAGGAACGGATCGAGCGACTGGGTGGCAG CGTCATGAAGAAATCCGGGGTGAACCGGGTCGTGTGGAAGAGACCCCAACTCACCCACAACGGGCCCGTGAGGAGGAGCACGGTCATCGATCAGATTCCCTTCCTGGCCGTGGCGCGATCTCTCG GTGACTTGTGGAGCTACGATTTCTACAGCGGAGAGTTCGTAGTGTCGCCCGAGCCCGATACCACGGTGATGACCCTTGACCCCAAACGACATCGCTACATTATCCTGGGCAGTGATGGGCTGTGGAACATGATGCCCCCAAAGGATGCCGTCAATATGTGTAACAGCCACGACAAAATG GGTCCCAAGGGAATGTCGTGTGCCTGTCGGTTGGGGTGCACGGCGCTGCTTTTCTGGAAAGAACGCATGCTTCGTGCAGACAACACCACCGTCATCGTGCTGGCGCTGCAAGAACCCAGCGCGCCGTCCCTCCCCGTCCACCGAGATGAAATCGTGGTGGACATGTCGCAGGGAATCGATCACATTCCCTTTCCGGGGACTCCGTATAACACGTATGAGGTTCCCAAG GTGGAGCGTGAAGATGGCATGTTTAATGAAGATGAGATCTATGGAGAAGAACATGAAGGATGGACATGCCTGGAGTGGTAG